In Acidisarcina polymorpha, the DNA window CGGGCGGTCGGTTCTGGATGCGGTGGAAAAGGGGTTGGAACTGCCAACGGATGCGCTGGCTGCGTCGCGCGAAGTGCTATCGTCCTTCGGCAACATGTCGTCGGCGACGGTAATGTTTGTGCTGGAGCGGATGATGCAGCAGGCAAAGCCGGGGCAGCATGGTTGTGCGATGGCATTTGGGCCGGGCCTAGCAGCGGAGACGATGAGATTCCATGTCGTCTAGCGCACAGCTCGACTTCAGTAGGCGGGTTTCTCCGCGTGAGTTACCGGAGTGGCTGGATGGCGACTGTAGTTATGAGGATTTCCGCGACTGCATGCGCAGTCTGGAAAACGTAAATCGTTGGCTGCTGGGTTATCGGCCAACGCTGGCCTGGCTGGAGCGTCTACCGCTCGGACTGAGTGGGCCTACGCACATCGTCGATGTCGGCAGTGGCGGAGGCGACTATCTGCGGCGGATTGCAGCCTGGGCTCGGCGAAGGGGCATCGCTGTCCGGTTGACGGGCATCGACGTGAATCCTTATGCGGCGCGTACCGCCGCCGACTCAACCCCTAAGGAGCTCGGAATCACATGGGTGACCGGTGACGCGATGTTGTACAGGCCGGAGAAGCCGATCGATATCGTGGTCAGTTCACTCATGACACATCATCTGGAGGACGACGAGATCCTCACGCTGCTGAGGTGGATGGAAGCGACGGTGCAGGTAGGTTGGTTTATCAATGATCTGGAGCGGGCTGCCTGGAGTTCTCGATTATTTGGGTGGGGGCCGTGGCACCGGATTGTGCGGCATGATGGACCAATATCGTTCCGGCGGGCCTTCCGAGAGGAGGATTGGCTAGGGCTGCTGGCGGCGGCTGATATTCCCCAGGAGGCAGCAACGGTGGAACGTTGGCGGCCGGGACGGTTGTGCGTTGGGCGGCGGAGGTGAAGTTAGTGAGTCTCACCCGTCTCATTGGACTCAGAGACATACAGCGTATTGTCCAAACCTTCGTGACGTACCTCATCACGTCTATTGATCCGAGAGGCGAATAATGGCATCTTCCACTCTATCTACACCGAGTGCCGGCCGCTCTAGATTCAAAGCGGCTCTCTGGATCTTTCTTGGTGTGACGACGCTCTTTGTCTTCATCACGTCAGAGGTCCTTCTCCTCACCGATTACCCGATGTACCATGCTTATCGCCTGCAGGTCATAGCCGACCGCGGACTCCTCATCCCGCACACGCTTTGCGGAACCTTTGCACTGCTGACCGGCCCTCTGCAGTTCTCGACGCGCTTTCGGCAGCGCCACCTGAAGCTCCATCGGGTGCTAGGGCGCATGTACTTCGTCTCAGTGATTATTGGCGCCTTTAGCGGGATTGCCCTTGCTAACGGGCGTCCGGGGCTGCCAGGAACGTCTATGCAGGGCGCTGCCTGGATCGTCTGCACTACCGCGGCCGTGATCGCCGCGCGGAACCGCCAGATTTCTGTGCATCGCCAGTGGATGGCCCGCTCCTACGCGGTGACGTTTACCTTTGTCTCCAGCCGCGTACTCAATCTGGTTCCCGCCTACTGGAGCCATCTTGGCGACGTACTGTCGGCGGTTGGCGTGATCGCTTTCACCCTGGTTTCCATTCTTCTGGTTGACCTCGGCCTCAACTGGCACGAACTCACCTCACGTCGTAACTGATCGTCGGCCGGCGATTATGAGAGTTTAAGATGTGGGTTTGCAAAATGTCCTATTTCATGAAGCTGGTCCCCACCAGCCGATTCAAGAGCACGGCTCGCCAGCGAGTTCCGGGATTCGCCTTGTTGAGTCCGGCGGGCCCGATACCAATCTCAAGATGACGATTCGGACAGAATGACGTTCAAACCGTTTTTCGA includes these proteins:
- a CDS encoding DUF2306 domain-containing protein; this translates as MASSTLSTPSAGRSRFKAALWIFLGVTTLFVFITSEVLLLTDYPMYHAYRLQVIADRGLLIPHTLCGTFALLTGPLQFSTRFRQRHLKLHRVLGRMYFVSVIIGAFSGIALANGRPGLPGTSMQGAAWIVCTTAAVIAARNRQISVHRQWMARSYAVTFTFVSSRVLNLVPAYWSHLGDVLSAVGVIAFTLVSILLVDLGLNWHELTSRRN
- a CDS encoding methyltransferase domain-containing protein, whose amino-acid sequence is MSSSAQLDFSRRVSPRELPEWLDGDCSYEDFRDCMRSLENVNRWLLGYRPTLAWLERLPLGLSGPTHIVDVGSGGGDYLRRIAAWARRRGIAVRLTGIDVNPYAARTAADSTPKELGITWVTGDAMLYRPEKPIDIVVSSLMTHHLEDDEILTLLRWMEATVQVGWFINDLERAAWSSRLFGWGPWHRIVRHDGPISFRRAFREEDWLGLLAAADIPQEAATVERWRPGRLCVGRRR